In a genomic window of Meleagris gallopavo isolate NT-WF06-2002-E0010 breed Aviagen turkey brand Nicholas breeding stock chromosome 1, Turkey_5.1, whole genome shotgun sequence:
- the RUNX1 gene encoding runt-related transcription factor 1, which translates to MGVLWLAVIATNTPGIGNDSKWRSRKLCKKKINQLKLTDVQLVSEEAIHLQVSWQRGLWNQKVIALPFKFLHPPHGLVHILNIAKFYHSDQPIGLFLIADTRQVQPSPPWSYDQSYQYLGSIATPSVHPATPISPGRASGMTSLTAELSSRLSGASDLTAFSDPRVGIDRSFSALPSISDPRMHYPGAFTYTPTPVSSGIGIGMSAMSTATRYHTYLPPPYPGSSQAQGSPFQTSSPSYHLYYGTSAGSYQFSMISGGDRSPPRIHPPCTNASTGSTLLNPNLPNQSDVVEAEGSHSNSPTNMGTTARLEEAVWRPY; encoded by the exons TAGAAagctttgcaagaaaaaaatcaaccagTTAAAACTCACAGATGTACAACTAGTATCTGAGGAAGCAATTCATCTGCAGGTCTCTTGGCAAAGGGGATTATGGAACCAAAAAGTAATCGCGTTGCCATTTAAATTTCTACACCCACCACATGGTTTGGTTCATATCTTAAATATTGCAAAGTTTTATCATTCAGATCAACCTATAGGTCTCTTTCTCATTGCAGACACAAGGCAAGTGCAGCCGTCCCCACCATGGTCCTACGACCAATCCTACCAGTATCTGGGCTCCATCGCGACTCCCTCGGTGCATCCTGCCACACCGATATCACCTGGCAGGGCCAGCGGCATGACGTCCCTCACTGCAGAGCTTTCCAGCCGCCTCTCAG GTGCTTCTGACTTGACGGCATTCAGTGACCCCAGAGTGGGGATTGACCGCTCCTTCTCTGCGCTCCCTTCCATTTCTGATCCTCGGATGCACTACCCGGGAGCGTTCACCTACACGCCAACACCCGTCAGTTCGGGGATAGGGATCGGTATGTCTGCTATGTCCACGGCCACCAGATACCACACTTACCTCCCACCTCCATATCCTGGTTCCTCTCAGGCCCaaggcagcccattccagacCAGCTCACCTTCGTACCACCTCTACTACGGAACCTCTGCTGGGTCCTATCAGTTCTCCATGATCTCAGGAGGAGACCGGTCCCCCCCGCGCATCCACCCCCCTTGCACCAATGCTTCCACAGGATCGACACTCCTCAACCCCAACCTTCCCAACCAAAGCGATGTGGTTGAGGCAGAAGGGAGCCACAGCAACTCCCCAACCAACATGGGTACCACGGCAAGGCTAGAGGAAGCGGTTTGGAGGCCATACTGA